The DNA segment TGTTTAAAGAAAACCGTTATACTTGCAGTACCTTCATTAGTAGCAGAAGATGTCATATATGTCATGCCCTCTACACCATTTATCTGTTCCTCAAGCGGAGCCAATACTGAATTCAATACAGTCTGAGCGTTTGCACCTGGATAAGAGGCACTAACCATTATTGTAGGAGGAGCAATATCAGGATACTGCTCAATAGGCAAGGACACCAGTCCTATTGCTCCCAAAATTACTATCAAAATAGAAATAACGGTTGATAGTACCGGGCGTTTTATAAAATTATCTAGTCTCATGAATTAATTCATTTATTTAATCGTTAAAACTACTTACCAAAGTCTTTTTTCAACTTACTAATATCACTCTGATCAGCTCCCATTGCCTTTGTTTTCTTTAATTTAGCAGCATATTGAGTTTCTGTAATAGGTGTAATCTTCATTCCATCTGTAAGAGTCGAAATACCTTGAATAACAATTCGATCGCCAGGTCTCAAACCACTAGTTATTATATAATCTTTCCCATTATTTTCAGGATCAACAGTAACTGCAGTATACTTGACTTTGTTGCCTTCACCAAGAACATATACGAAATGCTTATCCTGAACATCAGCAACAGCATCCTGAGGTATTACTATAGCAGTCTGATTGGTACGCGGTACAACAATTGAACCAGAACCGCCACTCTTAAGCAAATGCAGAGGGTTTGCAAAATCTGCACGGATAGAAACAGAACCTGTAGTCTGGTCTATAACTCCACTTACAGTAGCTACTCTACCATTATGATCATATATAGTTCCATCTGCAAGTTGTAACTTTACAGCAGGATAATCCTTTATAGCTGCATGTATACCACCTGCCTTTTTTGTCATATTCAGCAAGTCTTTTTCTGTCATAGAGAAGTAAACCTGCATAGTCGAAATATTGGAAACAGTAGTAAGCGGATTTTGATTTGTTGCATTTACCAAGGCTCCTACCTTATAAGGAAGGTCGCCAACAACACCGTTTGCAGGACTTGTAACATAGCAAAAGTTAAGATTCTGTTTTGCTGATACATAGCTAGCCTGAGCCTGAGCTAACGCAGCAGCTGCACTTTCATATGAGTTGCGGGCCGACTGAAGTTCATAAGCACCTATTACATTGTTCTTAAACAATTTCTTATTATTACGATAAGTCAGCAAAGCAGTATTCAATTGAGCACGTGCAGAATTTACAACAGCCTTAGCCTGACGAGCAGCAGCAACATAAGTTACATTATCAATTACGAAAAGTAACTGACCAGCCCTGACAGTCTGACCTTCATGAACACACAATCTTGTAATGAATCCTGATATTTTAGGACGAATTTCAACATCCTGTACACCTTTGATAGTTGCAGGATAGTTGGTCTGCATTTCTATCGGTTGAGACTGAATTGTTCTTACAGCATATTCATCATCACCAAAATCAGGTTTTCCTTGTTTTCCACCACATGAAACAAGAATTGCAGCAAAAGCAGCAATCAACATCAAATTTCTTTTTTTCATACCCAATTATACTAATACATTTATAAATCCTTGTAATATTATACCGAAAACTTTTTAATTTAGTTTAGTTTTCAGAATGCAAAGATACACAAACTATGTGTAGGTCACATACTACGAATACAATATTTAACATATCTTACTGAAAAAGGCAACGCATTTTGAAAATATTAGCACAAAAAACTAATATCAAAGTCCCATTTCCCTTGCCTTCTTAAGAAGAAGTTTCATAAGAGGTTCACGTTCATTTTCCACCTTATTATCAAGTACAGCATCTTTTAGGGTTTGTTTTAAAGTACCAACCTCCCTACTTGGTTTAAGATGAAAAATTTCCATAATTTCATTACCATCTATACATGGCTGAAGTAAACGTTTATAATCTTTTTCCTTAAGCTCTGTCAACTTAAGCCTAACCGTTCTAAAATTATCAAGGAATTTTTGCTTTCTAACAGAATTTTTACTTGTTATGTCTGCCTCACAAAGATCCATAAGATCATCAATATCATCACCTGCATCATTAAGAAGTCTTCTAACAGCACTATCTGTAACAATATCATCTGAAATAACAATAGGACGCATGTGTAATTCAACCATTTTCTGAACATACTTCATTTTACTGTCCATAGGCAACATCAGACGGCGGAAAATAGAAGGTACCATTTTCGCACCAATAATATTATGATTATAAAATGTCCATCCATTTATAGGATCCCAGCGTTTACTCTTAGGTTTACCAAAGTCATGCATTAGAGCAGCCCATCGCAACCAAAGATTATCAGATGTTCTACATATATTATCCAGAACCTCAAGAGTATGATAAAAATTATTTTTATGTGCTCTTCCATTCTTTGTCTCAACTATATCCATTACACCAAGTTCTGGTAGGACATAATTTAGCAAGCCACATCTTTGCATCTCCACGAACCCCTTACTTGGGGTATGTGTCATCATTATTTTATTGAGTTCATCCTTGATACGTTCGCCACTTACAATTCTAAGTCGGTCTGAATTTCGGTCTATAGCCTCTAATGTTTCATCTTCAATAAAGAAATTAAGTTGTGTAGCAAATCTCACGCAACGCATCATACGCAGAGGATCATCCGAAAATGTTATATCAGGATCAAGTGGAGTCCTGATAATACCATCCTTCATATCTTCAATACCATCAAAAGGGTCAACAAGATCACCGAAGTTTTTACTATTCAAACAAACAGCCAAAGCATTAATTGTAAAGTCTCGTCTATTCTGATCATCATCGAGAGTTCCATTCTCAACTACCGGTTTTCTAGAATCATGGCTATAACTTTCCTTTCTAGCTCCAACAAATTCTACTTCCAAATCCTTATATTTAACCTGTGCTGTTCCAAAATTACGAAAAACAGTTATTTTGGCCTTCCTACCCAATTCTCTTTTCAAAGCATCCGCTACTTCTATTCCACTTCCGACAACAACTACATCTATATCATTAGATGGACGCTCAAGAAACAAATCTCGTACATACCCACCTACTACATAACATTCCACACCCAGGCCGTCAGCTGCAGCTGAAATCTTATGAAAAATATCTTTATTGAGAATTTCTGCTAAATCTTGTTTTGATAATAACCTCATCGTTACTTTTTTCTTTGGCAGGTGCAAAGGTACGAAAAAAAAGCGTATCTTTGCAAAATAAATACTCATAAAAGATGAAAGCAATAATAAATACACTCTTTTTATCATTATTTCTGTTTGCATGTAGTAACAACAGTTACACAGATAAAGCTGAGGCTTTACTTAATGATGCGAAAGCCGCATATAACGAGAACAAATATGATGCAGCAGTATCAAAGATAGACTCTATAAGGAAAGAATATCCTAAAGCTATAGAGATCAGGAAAGAAGCACTTGCACTATACCAAAATATAGAGTTGAAAAAAGCTCAGATTGACTTGGAGCACACAGACAAGTTGGTTACATCAATAAACAATGAATACAACATTATCCTAATCAAAGTCAACGAAGACAAAAAAGCTTTATGCGCAACAGCAGGAGAACTGCAAGAGTTGACGCTTAAAAAATTGAAACGAGATTCTATAAAAACAAGATTTGATATTCTTTGTGCAAAAATTCACTATATCCACAAATTACAAAAGACTAAGTAAACATAGTTTTATTTGCTGTTTTCATATAAAATTATTAATTTTGCCACCAATTTTATAGCAATATGTCAAAAGAAGTATTAAGCACTGAAGTTCAATTTGAAAATGTAATGTCGGAATGCCGATCTCTTTTTGAGAAGAAATTACATGATTATAATGCATCATGGCGAATATTACGCCCTACTGCCCTGACTGACCAACTATACATAAAAGCAAAAAGGATACGAAGCCTTGAAATAAAAAAAGAGTCGTTTGTCGGTGAAGGCATACGGCCAGAATTCATCGCTCTTATCAATTACGGAATAATCGGTTTAATACAGATAGAATTAGGATTTTCTGACACGATAGACATAGATAGTGACAGAGCCATGACAATGTATGATAAATATGTAAAATCAACATTGGAGCTAATGAAAAAGAAAAATCACGACTATGATGAAGCATGGAGATCTATGCGCGTCAGCAGTTATACAGATTTTATACTTACAAAGATAGAAAGAATAAAAGAAATAGAGAACCTTAACGGCGAGACACTCGTATCAGAAGGAATAGATGCCAACTATATGGACATTATCAATTATGCCGTATTTGGCGTTATAAAACTCACATACGGAGAGTAAGTGATGACTAAAAAAGTCTTGAAATATTCAGTTATTAATTTATGCCGGTTTATGCTGGCTATAACTTTCATATTGTCAGGATTTGTCAAGGCAGTAGACCCATTAGGAACACAATACAAGATAGGTGATTATCTTGAAGCCCTTCATATTGCATCATATATACCAGACATTTTAACACTTATCTCATCCATTCTTCTTTCTTCACTTGAGTTTTGTTTGGGTGTATTCATGCTTTTCGCAATAAGAAGGCATATAGTCTCTAAAATAATATTTGTATTCATCAGCATAATGACGGTTATCACTTTGTGGATTGCCATAGCTAATCCTGTAAGCGATTGTGGATGTTTTGGCGATGCTATAAAGCTGACGAATTGGGAAACATTCATTAAGAACATAATACTTATGGCTGCAGCTGTAACGGTATGGAAATATCCTCTTTGCATGGTGAGGTTTATAAGTAAAAGTAACCAATGGATAGTAATCAACTACACTATAATATTCATAGTTTTTATTTCAGGATACAGTCTATACGATCTACCCCAATTTGACTTTCGACCATACCACATAGGTGCGAATATAAAAAAGGGGATGGAAATACCTCCAGGAGCCAAGCAACCAAAGTTTGAGAACACTTTCATAATGGAGAAAAATGGAGTAAGAAAAGAGTTCAAACTTGATAATTATCCAGATTCGACATGGAAATTTATAGATAGTAAGACTGTCCAAATATCAGAAGGATATATACCTCCAATACATGATTTTTCGATACAAAAAGTTGGTAGTGGAGAGGATATTACTAATAATATATTAGGTGATAAAGGGTATACATTTTTGCTTATTTCGCCACATTTGGAAACAGCAGACGACAGTCAGCTTGATCAGATAAACCAAATATCCGAATACTGTACTGACAACGGATACAAATTTTATTGTCTAACGGCTAGCACCGGAAAAGCTATAAACAGATGGCAGAGTATCACCGGAGCCGAATATTCATTCTGCAATACTGATGAAACTACCCTTAAGACAATTATACGTAGCAACCCAGGACTTTTACTTATTAAAGCCGGAACCATTATACGAAAATGGAGTCATAACACACTGCCTGACGAAAAACAGTTTAGTAAACCTCTTGAACATTCTGAGATAGGTACTATGCCTAAAGACTCTGTTACTGGCAAAATACTTAAAATAATACTTTGGTATGTATTACCCTTAATGGTATTAACTTTAGCAGACAGAACTTGGGCATGGAGTAGATGGGTAAAAAACAAGGAAAAATCTAACAAAATATATCAACTTTTAAAACGTAAAAAAATGAGAAAGAAAATTGTAGCAGGCAACTGGAAAATGAACATGAACCTGCAAGACGGTATTGCTTTGGCTAAAGAGCTAAACGATACATTTACAGCAGAAAAGCCTAATTGTGGCGTAATAATCTGTACACCATTTATCCACTTGGCTTCTATCGCACAGTTCCTTAATCAAGACATTATTGGTCTTGGCGCTGAAAACTGTGCAGACAAAGTCAAAGGAGCTTATACTGGTGAGGTATCAGCTGAAATGGTAAAGAGTACAGGTGCTCAATATGTAGTACTTGGTCATAGCGAGCGTCGCAGTTATTACAACGAGACACCTGCTATTCTAAAAGAAAAAGTACAGCTTGCACTAGATAACAATCTTAAGGTTATTTTCTGCATCGGTGAGAGCAAAGAAGAGCGCGAGGCTAATAGACAGAATGAAGTAGTAAAAGCAGAACTTGATGGTAGCGTATTTGACTTGTCTGCCGAAGATTTCGCTAAAATTGTTATAGCATACGAACCTATTTGGGCTATCGGTACAGGCCTTACTGCAACATCAGACCAAGCTGAAGAGATTCATGCTTATATCCGTAACTGCATAGCAGACAAATACGGAAAGCAGGTAGCAGAAGACACAACAATCCTTTATGGTGGAAGTTGCAAAGCATCTAATGCGCCTGAACTATTTGCTAAACCTGACATTGACGGTGGTCTTATTGGTGGTGCTTCACTTAAAGCAGCTGATTTCAAGGGCATCATTGATGCTTGGAAGAAATAACAAGAACTATAAAGTCGCAGACTTATATATAAAGATAGGTCTGCGGCTAACTTAATTTCAATAAAAAAATGAAACAATTCGTCACTTTATTAATAATATTAATTTGTACCTTATCATCAGCTAAGGCTCAGAATTTTCTTAAAGACCTACAAAAAAACATTCCAGGAGAAGGTTCTGTCACTATACACCAAAGTGCAAATATTGACGAATTGGTAAACGGCAAGAATTTTGCTCCAAAAGCGATACAGCCTAACCAAAAACAACAAGCTGATAAAGTAAGGATTTACAAAAAGACAGGAACTGAAAAAGAACCTGAAAAAGCAAAAAAAGAATCTACCGAAAAAACTCACGACACAATACGGCACGAAGTGAGTAAACCTAAGCCAACTGAACCCAAAAGAAAAGAAGAGGTCAGCACATCAGAATCTTCAGAAACAGATTTTGATATAGACATTCCTACTATAGATCTACGCAAAAAAGTAATGCGTAAAAGTTATAAAGCTATGGGATTCAGAGTGCAAGTATTTGCAGGCGGAAATAGCCGAAGCGACCGTCAAAAGGCCCAGAATATAGGCAACGACATAAAAATGAATTATCCAGATCAACCTATATATGTACATTTCTATTCACCACGCTGGATATGCAGAGTGGGAAACTACCGCTCTTATGAAGAAGCACACCGCATGCTTCTAAACGTAAAAAGACTTGGATACAAACAAGCATGTATAGTAAAAGGCAAAATAAGCATACAATATTAAAAAGATAATAATGAATCCAGAAACAGAATATCGCGAAGGGATTGATGACCTCGCAGCAAATTATAAAAATATATTAAAACTTTTAGGTGAAGATCCCGAACGTGAAGGTCTACTTAAGACTCCTACACGTGTAGCGAAAGCTATGCAGGTGCTTACACGTGGATACAACATGGACCCTGAAAAAGTATTGTTAGATGCCCTTTTCGAAGAGAAATATAATCAAATGGTAATAGTTAAGGATATTGATTTTTTCTCATTATGCGAGCACCACATGCTACCTTTTTATGGTAAAGTACACGTAGCATATATACCAAACGGATACATTACAGGTCTAAGCAAAATAGCACGTGTCGTAGATATATACAGTCATCGTCTGCAAGTACAAGAACGCATGACCCTTCAAATTAAAGAATGCATACAGCAAACGCTAAAGCCACTAGGTGTGATGGTTGTTATAGAAGCCAAGCATATGTGCATGCAAATGCGTGGAGTGGAAAAACAGAACAGCATCACTACAACAAGCGACTTTTGCGGAGCATTCAATCAGGCAAAGACACGCGAAGAATTTATGAACCTGCTTCAAAGCGAAGGAAAAAGAATTTAACACAATTATTTGCACTTTTCTTTGTTGTTTGATGCAATGTATTATTACTTTTACGTTTATTATATAAAATAACAACAATATTAAACAAAAAGGAAATAAAAATGAAAAAGTTAAATTTAATTTCTATGATGTTACTATTCGTAACAGCATTATCAGTAATGTCATGTGTTAACAATGACAACAACAGTGATAACCTTATTTCAAAAGCTGACCAGAAAGCCTATCAACAGAGAATTTCCGGAACATATTCTGGTAAAACGAGGCTGTACTCTTTTGATGCTAATTCCAATAAATTTGTTAAACAGGATTCTACTGTTAATGTAGCATGGACTCTTAATGCAGATTCAACAATGTCAATTACTAATGTCCCTGTAAAATTCTTTGCAAACTACATTACGACAAGCAACAACAATGAGTTAGTAAACCTTAAGGCAGCTTTAGCTGCGGCACCAAATCAGAATATAAAAGCATACTACTGCATTCCTAGTACTAACTATGTAAGTAGCACATCTATAAATTATGTTGTAACAGCATTAAGATTTAGCCTCACATATAATGGAGCTGCACACGTAATTACAATACTAACTAATGCTAACTACGTAGGTGGATGGAATGTCACACAACGATTTGCATATGTACTAGCTGTAACAGCAGGTCTATATATCGATAACACTTATTACTCCAGTAACATGACTACTACTGCTATAGAAATGGATTCAAAGTAAAACCTAAGTAAATGGCACTTAGGAACTAAAAGAAGATGTTTAAGCATACGGCAGTTAACAGCGAAGAAGAGCTGTGCAAGCGAATAAAAGCTAATGACAAATCAGCTATAAAAGAGCTATACACAGCCTATATTGGCTTTTTATCTGCCGTATGCTATAGATATATTACAGACAAAGATGACGCTAAAGATATACTTCAGAATAGCATATTAAAAGTAATTACCAAAATCAACACTTTCGAATACCGTGGCGACGGTTCTTTAAAAGCGTGGATGACCAAAATATTGGTAAACGAAATTTTTGACTTTATAAAACACAAAGAAAAATCGAATATTTTCAGTTGCGACACAGATATTCCAGATATGGAGGATGAATATACGCCACAAACAGAAGACATTCCTCCAGCTTTAATACAAGAGATATTAAGACAAATGCCTTTAGGCTATAGAACGGTTTTTAATATGTATGTTTTCGAACAAAAGAGTCATAAACAAATAGCCAAGGTTTTAGGAATAAAAGAATCATCATCAGCTTCACAATATCTAAGAGCAAAAAGATTATTAGCAAAACGTATAAAAGAATATAAAGAGAAACGAAAGGAGGAAAACAAATGAAACAGGATTGGACAAACCAGCTTCGTGATAAGATGGCAGGATATGAAGAACCGGCACCAGAAGGTCTATGGGATGAAATTGAAAAGTCTTTAGACTCTATTCCAAAAAATAAAGAATCACACAAAATAGCTTGGATAACAGTGCTCAAATACTCCTCTGCAACTATGGCAGCAGTAGCCCTGTGCCTCATCGGTTTTTTCTTTATAAATAAGCAAAATTACGACCATTCGTACAGGACTTCCTCAAACATAATATCAGAACCGGCAAATAAAAATATAGCAATAAGCAAAAGGAGTAAGATATCTGCAGATAACAATATATTGGCCTCTGCAAAATATGTCAAGATAAAAAAGAACACAAGCAATCCAAACACATATAGTGCAGAAAAAGACTTCAGCAGGAACATTTTGAATAACGAAGTTTATACAGAGCTGCCAACAAAAAAAGAGGAAAAGACTGATACCATTAAAAGTATATCAGGCAAAGACAATACTACAAATAAAAAAGGATACAATTATCCAAAGCACTATTACAATAATATGGCCCTAGCTGAAAACTTACACCACGCCGAAAATAAATGGGATTTCAATTTGTATGTATCAAATATTCCTTCTCAAGAGATCAACAACAACAGCTATTCTAGTTTACTTATGGCTGCACGAAATAATAATAGTTCAATGGACGTATGTTATGGTTTAATGAATGACCCAATACCAGGTAATAAGTATAATTACGAAACTTC comes from the Xylanibacter oryzae DSM 17970 genome and includes:
- a CDS encoding SPOR domain-containing protein; protein product: MKQFVTLLIILICTLSSAKAQNFLKDLQKNIPGEGSVTIHQSANIDELVNGKNFAPKAIQPNQKQQADKVRIYKKTGTEKEPEKAKKESTEKTHDTIRHEVSKPKPTEPKRKEEVSTSESSETDFDIDIPTIDLRKKVMRKSYKAMGFRVQVFAGGNSRSDRQKAQNIGNDIKMNYPDQPIYVHFYSPRWICRVGNYRSYEEAHRMLLNVKRLGYKQACIVKGKISIQY
- a CDS encoding DUF4840 domain-containing protein encodes the protein MKKLNLISMMLLFVTALSVMSCVNNDNNSDNLISKADQKAYQQRISGTYSGKTRLYSFDANSNKFVKQDSTVNVAWTLNADSTMSITNVPVKFFANYITTSNNNELVNLKAALAAAPNQNIKAYYCIPSTNYVSSTSINYVVTALRFSLTYNGAAHVITILTNANYVGGWNVTQRFAYVLAVTAGLYIDNTYYSSNMTTTAIEMDSK
- a CDS encoding CCA tRNA nucleotidyltransferase, which gives rise to MRLLSKQDLAEILNKDIFHKISAAADGLGVECYVVGGYVRDLFLERPSNDIDVVVVGSGIEVADALKRELGRKAKITVFRNFGTAQVKYKDLEVEFVGARKESYSHDSRKPVVENGTLDDDQNRRDFTINALAVCLNSKNFGDLVDPFDGIEDMKDGIIRTPLDPDITFSDDPLRMMRCVRFATQLNFFIEDETLEAIDRNSDRLRIVSGERIKDELNKIMMTHTPSKGFVEMQRCGLLNYVLPELGVMDIVETKNGRAHKNNFYHTLEVLDNICRTSDNLWLRWAALMHDFGKPKSKRWDPINGWTFYNHNIIGAKMVPSIFRRLMLPMDSKMKYVQKMVELHMRPIVISDDIVTDSAVRRLLNDAGDDIDDLMDLCEADITSKNSVRKQKFLDNFRTVRLKLTELKEKDYKRLLQPCIDGNEIMEIFHLKPSREVGTLKQTLKDAVLDNKVENEREPLMKLLLKKAREMGL
- a CDS encoding DUF1599 domain-containing protein codes for the protein MSKEVLSTEVQFENVMSECRSLFEKKLHDYNASWRILRPTALTDQLYIKAKRIRSLEIKKESFVGEGIRPEFIALINYGIIGLIQIELGFSDTIDIDSDRAMTMYDKYVKSTLELMKKKNHDYDEAWRSMRVSSYTDFILTKIERIKEIENLNGETLVSEGIDANYMDIINYAVFGVIKLTYGE
- a CDS encoding efflux RND transporter periplasmic adaptor subunit, producing MKKRNLMLIAAFAAILVSCGGKQGKPDFGDDEYAVRTIQSQPIEMQTNYPATIKGVQDVEIRPKISGFITRLCVHEGQTVRAGQLLFVIDNVTYVAAARQAKAVVNSARAQLNTALLTYRNNKKLFKNNVIGAYELQSARNSYESAAAALAQAQASYVSAKQNLNFCYVTSPANGVVGDLPYKVGALVNATNQNPLTTVSNISTMQVYFSMTEKDLLNMTKKAGGIHAAIKDYPAVKLQLADGTIYDHNGRVATVSGVIDQTTGSVSIRADFANPLHLLKSGGSGSIVVPRTNQTAIVIPQDAVADVQDKHFVYVLGEGNKVKYTAVTVDPENNGKDYIITSGLRPGDRIVIQGISTLTDGMKITPITETQYAAKLKKTKAMGADQSDISKLKKDFGK
- a CDS encoding outer membrane beta-barrel protein, which codes for MKQDWTNQLRDKMAGYEEPAPEGLWDEIEKSLDSIPKNKESHKIAWITVLKYSSATMAAVALCLIGFFFINKQNYDHSYRTSSNIISEPANKNIAISKRSKISADNNILASAKYVKIKKNTSNPNTYSAEKDFSRNILNNEVYTELPTKKEEKTDTIKSISGKDNTTNKKGYNYPKHYYNNMALAENLHHAENKWDFNLYVSNIPSQEINNNSYSSLLMAARNNNSSMDVCYGLMNDPIPGNKYNYETSNPLLNVQSNSLSKENKTKIKHKQPVRFGITAKYSLDSRWAIETGVTYTYLTSDIYSGADANNYQSKQKLHYMGIPINAIYTIWNNKIISVYISGGGMGEYCIDGKLTTDYTIDNIVESSADEKIKDHHIQWSINSSIGFQYSFLPHCSIYMEPGVSHHFKDGSDIQTIYKEHPTDFSLKFGIRFSIK
- a CDS encoding BT_3928 family protein — encoded protein: MTKKVLKYSVINLCRFMLAITFILSGFVKAVDPLGTQYKIGDYLEALHIASYIPDILTLISSILLSSLEFCLGVFMLFAIRRHIVSKIIFVFISIMTVITLWIAIANPVSDCGCFGDAIKLTNWETFIKNIILMAAAVTVWKYPLCMVRFISKSNQWIVINYTIIFIVFISGYSLYDLPQFDFRPYHIGANIKKGMEIPPGAKQPKFENTFIMEKNGVRKEFKLDNYPDSTWKFIDSKTVQISEGYIPPIHDFSIQKVGSGEDITNNILGDKGYTFLLISPHLETADDSQLDQINQISEYCTDNGYKFYCLTASTGKAINRWQSITGAEYSFCNTDETTLKTIIRSNPGLLLIKAGTIIRKWSHNTLPDEKQFSKPLEHSEIGTMPKDSVTGKILKIILWYVLPLMVLTLADRTWAWSRWVKNKEKSNKIYQLLKRKKMRKKIVAGNWKMNMNLQDGIALAKELNDTFTAEKPNCGVIICTPFIHLASIAQFLNQDIIGLGAENCADKVKGAYTGEVSAEMVKSTGAQYVVLGHSERRSYYNETPAILKEKVQLALDNNLKVIFCIGESKEEREANRQNEVVKAELDGSVFDLSAEDFAKIVIAYEPIWAIGTGLTATSDQAEEIHAYIRNCIADKYGKQVAEDTTILYGGSCKASNAPELFAKPDIDGGLIGGASLKAADFKGIIDAWKK
- a CDS encoding RNA polymerase sigma factor, encoding MFKHTAVNSEEELCKRIKANDKSAIKELYTAYIGFLSAVCYRYITDKDDAKDILQNSILKVITKINTFEYRGDGSLKAWMTKILVNEIFDFIKHKEKSNIFSCDTDIPDMEDEYTPQTEDIPPALIQEILRQMPLGYRTVFNMYVFEQKSHKQIAKVLGIKESSSASQYLRAKRLLAKRIKEYKEKRKEENK
- the folE gene encoding GTP cyclohydrolase I FolE → MNPETEYREGIDDLAANYKNILKLLGEDPEREGLLKTPTRVAKAMQVLTRGYNMDPEKVLLDALFEEKYNQMVIVKDIDFFSLCEHHMLPFYGKVHVAYIPNGYITGLSKIARVVDIYSHRLQVQERMTLQIKECIQQTLKPLGVMVVIEAKHMCMQMRGVEKQNSITTTSDFCGAFNQAKTREEFMNLLQSEGKRI